Proteins encoded by one window of Chromobacterium violaceum ATCC 12472:
- a CDS encoding GNAT family N-acetyltransferase: MNVEIRSARREDAACLAALSIQVWLSTYAIDGIRQALADYVLTEFTPEKMAALIADPARQLLVMEKDGHLLGYAQLKLDEACAGCDDPSSELERLYLVERHTGQGLVRRLMAAARQWAAAQPGQPRLWLSVWHGNARAIAFYHRLGMGIHGETHFELEGARHLNYVMLDPAPVGAARRPPMSERPMQS, encoded by the coding sequence ATGAATGTGGAAATCCGCAGCGCCCGCCGCGAAGACGCGGCGTGTCTCGCCGCCCTGTCGATACAGGTGTGGCTGAGCACCTATGCCATCGACGGCATCCGCCAGGCCTTGGCCGATTACGTGCTGACGGAATTCACGCCGGAAAAGATGGCGGCCTTGATCGCGGATCCGGCGCGCCAACTGCTGGTGATGGAGAAAGACGGCCATCTGCTGGGTTACGCGCAATTGAAACTGGATGAAGCCTGCGCCGGCTGCGACGACCCGTCGTCGGAGCTGGAGCGGCTTTACCTGGTGGAGAGGCACACTGGGCAAGGACTGGTGCGGCGGCTGATGGCGGCGGCGCGGCAATGGGCTGCAGCACAGCCCGGCCAGCCGCGTCTGTGGCTGAGCGTATGGCACGGCAACGCCCGCGCCATCGCCTTCTACCACCGGCTGGGCATGGGCATCCACGGCGAAACCCATTTCGAATTGGAGGGCGCGCGGCATCTGAATTACGTGATGCTGGATCCCGCGCCCGTTGGGGCGGCCCGAAGGCCGCCGATGTCTGAAAGACCGATGCAATCATGA